A part of Gemmatimonadaceae bacterium genomic DNA contains:
- a CDS encoding DUF4338 domain-containing protein, which yields MASAQHGAVKTKNTIVAWLLRSTAGAATLPAMETQLNYRRRVITDRDLTFIRALIAGNPRASRRELSKKLCAAWNWVQTNGAPRDMVCRGLMLKLHRDGLIELPSVRYCPPNPLAERRPPAVVSVDTRPLQANLAELRPLAVSQVRRTADEALFNSLIAQHHYLGYTQPVGEQLKYLVVAQGRPIACLAWSSAPRHLGCRDRFIGWSVAARRKNIRFIAYNPRFLIVPWVKVPHLASHLLGRIARGLSDDWQRLYGHPIVFLETFVDPERFRGACYLAANWIRLGRTTGRGKDAPTWTPNRSVKDVLGYPLSKDFRQRLSEIQ from the coding sequence GTGGCGTCGGCTCAGCATGGCGCAGTAAAGACCAAGAACACCATCGTTGCGTGGCTCTTGCGTTCCACCGCCGGCGCTGCTACGCTGCCGGCCATGGAAACGCAGCTCAACTACCGGCGCCGGGTCATCACCGACCGCGACCTAACCTTCATCCGCGCACTCATCGCGGGCAATCCGCGGGCGAGCCGGCGCGAGCTGTCGAAGAAGCTGTGCGCAGCGTGGAACTGGGTGCAAACCAACGGCGCGCCGCGCGACATGGTGTGCCGCGGGCTGATGTTGAAGCTGCATCGCGACGGCTTGATCGAACTGCCGTCGGTGCGCTATTGCCCGCCCAATCCGCTCGCCGAACGCCGCCCACCGGCAGTGGTTAGCGTCGATACGCGGCCGCTCCAGGCTAACCTCGCCGAACTCCGGCCGCTCGCGGTGAGTCAGGTGCGGCGCACCGCGGACGAAGCGCTGTTCAACAGCCTGATCGCGCAGCACCACTACCTCGGCTACACGCAGCCGGTCGGTGAGCAGCTCAAGTACCTGGTCGTGGCGCAGGGCCGGCCGATCGCCTGTCTCGCGTGGTCCTCGGCGCCGCGCCACCTGGGGTGCCGCGACCGCTTCATCGGCTGGTCGGTCGCGGCGCGGCGCAAGAACATCCGCTTCATCGCCTACAACCCGCGCTTTCTCATTGTCCCGTGGGTCAAGGTGCCGCATCTGGCCTCGCACCTCCTCGGCCGCATCGCGCGCGGGCTATCGGACGACTGGCAGCGTCTCTACGGCCACCCGATTGTCTTTCTCGAAACCTTCGTCGATCCCGAGCGTTTCCGCGGCGCCTGCTATCTCGCCGCCAACTGGATCCGCTTGGGGCGGACCACCGGGCGCGGCAAGGACGCGCCGACCTGGACACCCAACCGCTCGGTCAAGGACGTGCTGGGCTATCCGCTCAGCAAGGACTTTCGCCAGCGGCTCTCGGAGATTCAATGA
- the tnpB gene encoding IS66 family insertion sequence element accessory protein TnpB (TnpB, as the term is used for proteins encoded by IS66 family insertion elements, is considered an accessory protein, since TnpC, encoded by a neighboring gene, is a DDE family transposase.), translating to MIPVTPQTRILMAVEPVDFRRGIDGLARLCKQELQADPFSGWLFVFVNRRRTAIKALTYDGQGFWMCQKRLSSGRFRYWPTRAAEQTRALAAHELQVLLMGGDPAQVKAAPAWRRLSMAQ from the coding sequence ATGATCCCGGTGACGCCGCAGACGCGTATTCTGATGGCGGTCGAGCCGGTCGATTTCCGCCGTGGCATCGACGGCTTGGCGAGACTCTGCAAGCAGGAGCTCCAGGCCGATCCGTTCTCCGGTTGGCTGTTTGTCTTCGTCAACCGCCGCCGCACCGCGATCAAAGCGCTCACGTATGACGGCCAAGGGTTCTGGATGTGTCAGAAACGCCTCTCCAGCGGACGCTTCCGCTACTGGCCGACGCGCGCCGCGGAACAGACGCGAGCGCTGGCGGCGCATGAGCTGCAGGTGCTCCTGATGGGCGGCGACCCGGCGCAAGTCAAAGCGGCGCCGGCGTGGCGTCGGCTCAGCATGGCGCAGTAA
- a CDS encoding transposase, with translation MKITTVGIDLAKNVIQVHGVDERGKPVLKKQLKRDQVGSFFAKLEPCLIGMEACGSAHHWARKLQGVGHTVKLMAPQFVKPYVKTNKNDVADAEAICE, from the coding sequence ATGAAGATTACGACAGTAGGCATCGATTTGGCAAAGAACGTCATTCAAGTACACGGCGTGGATGAACGAGGCAAGCCAGTGTTGAAGAAGCAGCTCAAGCGCGACCAAGTAGGATCGTTCTTCGCCAAGCTGGAGCCGTGCCTGATCGGCATGGAAGCGTGCGGCAGTGCCCACCACTGGGCAAGGAAGCTGCAGGGGGTTGGGCACACGGTGAAACTAATGGCGCCGCAGTTCGTCAAGCCGTACGTGAAGACGAACAAGAACGACGTGGCGGATGCGGAAGCGATCTGCGAG